Below is a window of Musa acuminata AAA Group cultivar baxijiao chromosome BXJ3-11, Cavendish_Baxijiao_AAA, whole genome shotgun sequence DNA.
TCTTGCACTTGGTCTTTTGTGTAAACCAGGTGCAATATTGCAGCCGAGAGAGGAAGGACAAGATGCCGGCGATGGTGATGTCAAATGCGGGGCCCGGTGGTGCAAAGAAATTTGAGGGAAGGATCACAATATATGTTGTAATCTGTGGAATAATTGCAGCCACGGGAGGCCTCATGTTTGGTTATGACATTGGGATATCAGGTAAATTCCATTTTGTATTAATTCAGTAGTAGATTTATTTGTTATATTATCTAGCATCGAAATTATGGCCAGGTTTGTCTTGGTTTGTCGTCATAGGTTAAATAAGATAATTAGATGCACTTTTTACAAAAAAGAAAGGGAACAACTTGTTATTGAGGTTTTAACTACAACAGGAAgatgattgtttattttctttacttgACATAAGCCCATTGGATGGTATTAATAATCCAATCTCCACCTCCATTGCAGAGAGATAGATGGTCTATCATACAAGATAGGTGATGGTTGCTTGCAGATCTTGTAATAACTTTGCTTGGGATTCCATGCATGGATTTTCCACTTGGTTGTGTGATGGTtgtttctctttgtcatcaactgccTCATATGTTGCTTTTGCCTAAATCCTTCCCtagatttatttgttttattATCTAGCATCGAAAGTATGGCCAGGTTTGTCTTACGTTGTCGTCATAGGTTAAATCAGATAATTAGACCtacttattataaaagaaaaaaacaaaaggaacaacttgttattgaggtacaacaggaagatgattgtttattttctttagtTGACATTAGCCCATTTGATGGTATTGATAATACGGTGTGAGAGATGCTCTATCATACAAGATAAGAGATGGTTGCTTGCAGATCTTGCTTGGATTTTCCACTTGGTTGTGTGATGGTtctttctctttgtcatcaactgccTCATATATGTTGCTTTTGCCTAAAGCCTTCCTCATTCAGCTCCAATCTATTTCTGATCATGGAGCTAATCAATCGTATCTGTACGGTCAATCTGCAGGGGGAGTGACATCTATGGATGACTTCTTGGAGGAGTTCTTCCCTGCGGTCTTTGAGAGGAAGCACAAAGCCAAGGAAGACAACTATTGCAAGTTTGATAACCAAAACCTTCAGCTTTTCACTTCATCATTGTACCTTGCTGCCTTGGTAGCCAGCTTCGTAGCTTCGAAGATTTGCACGAAACATGGCCGGAAGCTCACTATGCAAGCAGCATCaatattcttcttggttggtgtCATCCTGAACGCAGCTGCTGTGAACATTGCCATGCTGATCATCGGAAGGATTCTCCTCGGAGTTGGTGTTGGATTTGCCAATCAGGTTTGCTCTACTTTCTTTTTCATACAATTTTTCATTCTAGAGTTTCTCTTCTCTTCAGTTTCCGTCTCAATTTCCCTATTAACTTCCAATTTCTCCTGGAAGATGTATCTTTTGTTAAACTCACTTTCCGTGTCATATGTTTGCCACTATTATTCATCCTGTAGGCAGTTCCTCTATTCTTGTCGGAGATCGCACCAGTTCACGTCCGTGGAGCCTTAAACATCCTCTTCCAACTTGACGTGACCATCGGGATCTTTGTGGCGAACATTGTAAACTACTTGGTGTCCAATATCCACCCCTGGGGGTGGAGACTTGCGCTTGGCTTGGCTGGAGTGCCGGCGATGATGCTTTGCTTGGGCTCCATGGTGATTGCGGAGACCCCGACGAGCCTCATCGAGCGTGAGATGCTTATGGAAGGCTTGGCCATGTTGAAGAAGATCCGGGGGACCGACAATGTCGATGCAGAGTACGAGGAAATACTACACGCCTGCGAGATGGCACGACAGGTGAAGCAACCTTTCAAGAATCTCATGAAGAGAAGTAGCCGACCGCAATTGGTTATTGCCATCGTGATGCAAGTCTTCCAGCAGTTCACTGGGATCAACGCCATCATGTTCTATGCACCAGTCCTCTTTCAGACCATCGGATTTAAGAATGATGCTTCACTTCTTTCTGCGGTCATCACGGGGATCGTCAATGTTCTGTCTACCGTCGTATCAGTGGTCTTAGTGGACAAAGTCGGGAGGAGATTCCTGCTTCTTGAAGCTTGTGGCCAGATGTTGA
It encodes the following:
- the LOC135652320 gene encoding sugar transport protein MST4-like, coding for MPAMVMSNAGPGGAKKFEGRITIYVVICGIIAATGGLMFGYDIGISGGVTSMDDFLEEFFPAVFERKHKAKEDNYCKFDNQNLQLFTSSLYLAALVASFVASKICTKHGRKLTMQAASIFFLVGVILNAAAVNIAMLIIGRILLGVGVGFANQAVPLFLSEIAPVHVRGALNILFQLDVTIGIFVANIVNYLVSNIHPWGWRLALGLAGVPAMMLCLGSMVIAETPTSLIEREMLMEGLAMLKKIRGTDNVDAEYEEILHACEMARQVKQPFKNLMKRSSRPQLVIAIVMQVFQQFTGINAIMFYAPVLFQTIGFKNDASLLSAVITGIVNVLSTVVSVVLVDKVGRRFLLLEACGQMLITQVAIGGILLVNLKATNELGHGVAVWVVVLVCLFVSSFAWSWGPLGWLIPSETFPLATRTAGYAFAVSSNMLFTFVIAQAFLSMMCHLRAGIFFFFGAWIVVMGLFVIFLLPETKNVPIDEMAEKVWKQHWFWKRFMDEEEDKKHSV